The Podospora pseudocomata strain CBS 415.72m chromosome 3, whole genome shotgun sequence genome window below encodes:
- a CDS encoding hypothetical protein (EggNog:ENOG503NUYF; COG:L), with amino-acid sequence MDMDMDNPDSKRKAPRRKGDDRVILHFDLDCFYAQCIENANPHLKSVPLGIKQKSILATCNYVARKHGVKKLMGIQEAKRLCPDLVLADGEDLSPFRDVSKQIYSLLKSYSWNGRVERLGLDEVFLDVTDVVAYNLGLVNHHCLEESWFCLSREDPERGFAFDAREVKGCVWPPDLVSDRENEGTDSLRLRLLFGSHLAFYLRQQVEGLGYTSACGISTNKLLAKLAGDRNKPRNQTTLLSSHSPVPFLDPLPLRKIPGIGGKTITAMKSLLKTDDDLTVHNARTNPAVSPFALERLLAGSGGGGEKGIGRKVWLLLHGIDGSEVTLARDVPRQIGIEDTYRGLTQLSQVRAGLVQIATSLLRRMHVDLLNDFDAVTPPISPAPTSVGKGRWLAQPKTLRLTTRPYHPPSEWDKFEYNHGRVSKSVALPRFVFDLNIEPESIAERLVEGTLMPLFHSLNPDKSKLCIGLLNVCVTNMDRAKESSREGDIMAAFQRQREVEEIRGVAFADEPPDGEEKAEDTSDDTEVEWVEEEDEQDGVRCRLCGCVIPVFAVEAHGRWHELDEGWVEPQGG; translated from the exons aTGGACATGGACATGGACAACCCGGACTCCAAGAGGAAGGCGCCACGCCGAAAAGGAGACGACCGGGTCATCCTGCATTTT GATCTAGATTGCTTCTACGCACAG TGCATCGAAAACGCCAACCCCCACCTCAAGTCTGTACCCCTCGGCATCAAGCAAAAGTCCATCCTTGCCACGTGCAACTACGTCGCGAGAAAGCACGGGGTGAAGAAGCTGATGGGGATCCAGGAGGCCAAGAGGCTGTGTCCCGACCTTGTCCTGGCAGACGGGGAGGACCTGTCACCCTTCAGGGATGTCTCCAAGCAGATTTACTCCCTGCTAAAGTCCTATTCTTGGAAcgggagggtggagaggttggggttggatgaggtTTTCTTGGATGTGACTGATGTCGTGGCTTACAacctggggttggtgaatCATCACTGCTTGGAGGAGTCGTGGTTTTGTCTGTCGAGGGAGGATCCGGAAAGGGGGTTTGCGTTTGATGCCcgggaggtgaaggggtgTGTCTGGCCTCCAGATCTTGTTTCTGACCGCGAAAATGAGGGCACGGATAGCTTGAGGCTGAGGCTCCTCTTCGGCAGCCACCTCGCCTTTTACCTCCGCCAGCAGGTGGAAGGTCTGGGGTATACTTCTGCTTGTGGCATCTCCACCAACAAGCTCCTCGCCAAGCTAGCTGGCGATAGAAACAAGCCACGCAACCagaccaccctcctctcctcccacagTCCCGTCCCATTCCTCGACCCATTACCTCTTCGGAAAATCCCCGGCATTGGCGGCaaaaccatcaccgccatgaAAAGCTTACTCAAAACCGACGACGACCTGACCGTTCACAACGCCCGAACCAACCCGGCCGTCTCCCCTTTCGCTCTTGAACGGCTGTTGGCCGgtagcggtggtggtggggagaagggTATAGGCCGGAAAGTCTGGCTTTTGCTCCACGGGATTGACGGTTCAGAGGTCACGCTGGCGAGGGATGTGCCGAGGCAGATAGGCATTGAGGATACCTATCGCGGTTTGACGCAGCTGTCGCAGGTCAGGGCAGGTTTGGTTCAGATTGCTACCTCTCTGCTGCGGCGGATGCATGTTGACTTGTTGAATGATTTTGATGCGGTCACTCCACCTAtatcaccagcaccaacaagtgtgggaaaggggaggtggcTGGCACAGCCAAAGACGCTGAGGTTGACAACCCGGCCGTATCATCCGCCGTCGGAGTGGGATAAGTTTGAGTATAACCACGGTCGGGTATCCAAATCGGTTGCGTTGCCTAGGTTCGTTTTTGATCTCAACATTGAGCCAGAAAGTATTgcggagaggttggttgaggggACGTTGATGCCGTTGTTTCACAGTTTGAATCCGGACAAGAGTAAACTCTGCATCGGGCTGCTCAACGTCTGTGTCACCAACATGGATAGGGCGAAGGAAAGCAGCCGGGAAGGGGATATCATGGCTGCATTTCAGAGacagagggaggtggaggagattaGGGGCGTTGCTTTTGCTGATGAACCCCCagatggggaggaaaaggccgAAGATACCAGTGACGACACCGAGGTGGAAtgggtcgaggaggaagatgagcaGGATGGCGTGAGGTGTCGGCTTTGTGGCTGTGTCATTCCGGTTTTTGCGGTGGAGGCTCATGGGCGGTGGCatgagctggatgagggttgggttgagcCGCAGGGTGGGTAA